In Vibrio sp. STUT-A11, a genomic segment contains:
- a CDS encoding amino acid ABC transporter permease gives MSTHQFQPDLPPPSNTVGAVGWMRKNLFNGPVNSIVTIILAYLAFTALWNIVDWAFINADWVGTTRDACSREGACWVFISVRWDQFMYGFYPEAELWRPRLFYISLAILTALVAYEKTPKRMWIWLFLVNVYPFLVAGLLYGGVFGLEVVDTHKWGGLLVTLIIALVGIVVSLPIGVVLALGRRSEMPIIRSMCTVYIEVWRGVPLITVLFMASVMLPLFMSEGSETDKLIRALIGVVMFAAAYMAEVIRGGLQAIPKGQYEAADALGLSYWKKTGLIILPQALKITIPSIVNTFIGLFKDTSLVLIIGMFDVLGIGQSANTDPEWLGFATESYVFVALVFWVFCFGMSRYSIWLENKLHTGHKR, from the coding sequence ATGAGTACACATCAATTTCAGCCTGATCTCCCACCGCCATCAAACACGGTCGGTGCGGTAGGTTGGATGCGTAAAAACCTGTTTAATGGACCAGTAAACTCTATTGTTACCATTATTCTCGCCTACTTAGCATTTACTGCTTTGTGGAACATCGTCGATTGGGCGTTCATCAACGCGGATTGGGTAGGAACAACACGTGATGCATGTAGCCGAGAAGGCGCGTGTTGGGTATTCATCAGCGTACGTTGGGATCAGTTCATGTATGGCTTCTATCCTGAGGCTGAACTGTGGCGCCCTCGCCTGTTTTATATCTCACTCGCCATCCTGACTGCGCTTGTTGCCTATGAGAAGACACCAAAACGTATGTGGATCTGGCTATTTTTAGTCAACGTTTATCCATTCCTTGTAGCAGGTCTTCTTTACGGTGGCGTATTTGGTCTGGAGGTGGTTGACACACATAAATGGGGTGGATTACTTGTTACCTTAATCATCGCGCTTGTGGGTATTGTTGTCTCGTTACCAATTGGTGTGGTTTTAGCACTAGGTCGACGCTCCGAGATGCCAATTATCCGCAGTATGTGTACTGTCTACATCGAAGTTTGGCGTGGTGTACCGCTAATCACCGTCTTATTCATGGCGTCGGTCATGTTGCCACTGTTTATGTCTGAAGGTTCGGAGACAGATAAACTCATCCGTGCACTCATCGGTGTGGTGATGTTTGCCGCAGCCTATATGGCAGAAGTGATTCGTGGTGGTTTACAAGCGATTCCAAAAGGGCAATACGAAGCAGCAGATGCGCTTGGATTAAGCTACTGGAAGAAAACAGGGTTAATTATTTTACCGCAGGCTCTGAAAATCACGATTCCTTCTATCGTGAATACCTTCATCGGCCTGTTTAAAGATACCAGCCTGGTACTGATCATCGGTATGTTTGATGTACTGGGTATTGGGCAATCCGCAAACACCGACCCAGAATGGCTCGGCTTTGCGACGGAAAGTTATGTATTTGTCGCGTTAGTGTTTTGGGTATTTTGTTTCGGCATGTCTCGTTATTCGATATGGCTCGAAAACAAACTTCATACCGGTCACAAACGATAA
- a CDS encoding amino acid ABC transporter ATP-binding protein gives MTQQQNYMIQLKDMNKWYGEFHVLKNINLNVKKGEKIVICGPSGSGKSTMIRCINRLEEHQAGEIFVSGTELTEDLKNIEAVRREVGMCFQHFNLFPHLTVLENCTLAPIWVKKMPKDEAEAIAMKYLERVKIPDQADKYPGQLSGGQQQRVAIARSLCMNPKVMLFDEPTSALDPEMVREVLDVMVELAEEGMTMLCVTHEMGFAKEVADRVIFMDAGEIIEENNPKDFFENPQSDRTQNFLSQILHH, from the coding sequence ATGACGCAACAACAAAACTATATGATCCAGTTGAAGGACATGAACAAGTGGTACGGTGAGTTTCACGTACTGAAAAACATCAACTTAAACGTGAAAAAAGGTGAAAAGATCGTTATCTGTGGGCCTTCTGGTTCAGGAAAATCGACCATGATTCGCTGTATTAACCGATTGGAAGAGCATCAGGCAGGTGAAATCTTCGTTTCAGGAACCGAACTGACGGAAGACTTGAAAAACATCGAAGCGGTTCGTCGTGAAGTTGGCATGTGTTTTCAGCATTTCAACCTGTTCCCTCACCTGACCGTGTTGGAAAACTGCACACTTGCTCCGATTTGGGTTAAGAAAATGCCTAAAGACGAAGCAGAAGCCATTGCGATGAAGTATCTTGAGCGCGTTAAGATCCCTGACCAAGCGGATAAATACCCGGGTCAGCTTTCAGGTGGTCAGCAACAACGTGTGGCAATCGCTCGTTCTTTGTGCATGAATCCAAAAGTAATGTTGTTTGACGAACCAACGTCAGCACTCGACCCAGAGATGGTACGTGAGGTGCTGGATGTTATGGTGGAACTGGCAGAAGAAGGCATGACCATGTTGTGTGTAACGCACGAGATGGGTTTTGCGAAAGAAGTGGCAGACCGGGTGATCTTTATGGATGCCGGTGAAATCATCGAAGAAAATAATCCGAAAGATTTCTTCGAGAACCCGCAATCTGATCGTACGCAAAACTTCCTATCGCAAATTTTACACCATTAA